The following DNA comes from Papaver somniferum cultivar HN1 unplaced genomic scaffold, ASM357369v1 unplaced-scaffold_128, whole genome shotgun sequence.
ggtacgcatacccagttcGCGCACCCCTAGAGACTGAATTTAGGGTACTCGTACCCCTCTGCATTCTTACTCGGTACTAAATTTTGCATATGCtcataaattatttttataaatatGTAGCATTGCTACAACTCTTGTAGAAACTTCTAAGATGATTTGTTCACTAAATCACCGTGTTTGTGGATTTTTGGGTTTAGTCTATCGTGTTATTGAACACGATTATTACTTTAACCTGCTTAGTAGAGGAGATTAGGACTTGGTAGTAGATTGTTATGCAGCTCggatttcttttttctctctaaATAAGAAAGAGAGAAACggaatttcaaaaaaaatcacCTTTTAAGACAAATTACAAGCTAGCGTTTAATGACTGAGACAATAAGAAAGAAGGTAACAAGCACTTGTTTAGTTGATGATCACATGAAAATCAAATGTCAAAGGTAAACGAGTATTTTGAGAAATCTTCATTTTTTGCCAGTTCCCAAATCAATCAGTTCCATAGACTCCATAATCTATAATCAGCAATAGAGACAAAACTTTACAATCATGggaaaaactaaaaaattgaCATTCAAAAGTTTCTTTAACCATATTATAACTATATTAATATCGTTTTTTGGTACATAATTGCACCCAAACGACATCAATATTGCAAGAAAACTTACACCTATTTCCATTGTAATCGAAAATTCACTGAGCCTATGGACCCCATTTGCACCCCTCCCTTCGTCACTAATACAAACGCTAATTTTACAAACAATAATTCCCGGGGGACGTCAAGAAAAAATAAAGCCAAAACCGAGGGAACAAATTTTGGATGGGCCCCACTCCTCGTCCCACTAAGCTAATAGGGGGTCTCATTTTTAGGGTGAATTTTGTGCGTGGTCGGTTTTGGCTTCCTTTTTTCACGAACTTTAGAGTGAAACAAATAAATTGGTTACTATTGTACTACCGTGCAGGTCTTAGCAAATTTAGCATTTTATCTTATACTCTTTCATCTCTATAATCTTAACTAGTTTTTGGTTCGTTTTTGgggtttttatccctttttgtttcttctgctaattttttttcttgtgtgTTCCAAGGCGTCTTAATTAAGAATCAAATCCTGCTATTTGGGGTTATGTTCTTCAGCATAATCTTCCTTTATTCTTGATTGAATTTAGTTTTTTAGTTTAAATCCTTGTTTTGTTATTGTTTTATAAATTCAGCTCTTGTATTTTGTGTTTTTCTGATTGGGTTTTTTCTTTTACTATTGTAACTTAATCTTGCAAAAGGTTCGTTGTTTAAAGTGGTTTCTTGTAAAGGGTTGAGCTTTTCGTCAATTTTTTGTTCAAGATCTTGTTGATTTTCAATCAAGCAGAACTAAAGATTCACATCAAAGGAGTCAGCTTCAACTTCTGGTCCTCATCAAGCTTCGGATAGCCAGCAGCAACAGTATCTATAGACATTTGACACTGTTACATATTTACACTCCAACAGCAAGATGTTTCCAAATACGCAGACACAAGCTTATACAAAGACACTTAAAACACCAAGACCAATTTCGATACCGATCCATACCTTTTCGTACCGATTCAGCCAGATTGCAACCACTTTAAGTTATACTTGTTACCTTTGTTActgttatttttaaaaaaaaatcgacaAATGATTGGATCTATGGATCCTTACATGACTATGTCACTTGTTTTACTATGATTCTAAAGAGGAAAAAAACCTAAGAAATGGTTGGATTTTTCGGTCATGACATCTCTATTGATTTTAGATTTGTTACATTGTTTGGATGTGTTACTTTTGACCAACCAAGACCGTTTAAACTTGTCTTGTTACAGCTGAATCAATATGAACGGTAGGAACTCGTTGTTAGATTGGGTCATGGGATTGTGGCTCTAAGTGGTTTGGATGTCATTGTAGTCTGTTTGAACTTATTGTAACTATTGGATTCCTCCGAGTCAGTCCTGTAAATGTTTCTAATCTTCAATCTGATTTTTATGATGAATACAATTGAGGCTTGCCTCTTTTCTTTCTCGTGGACGTATAAAAAAACCTGATAAATACATACTGCCATATAGGCGCCACAAACATTACAAGGTACTCACCTAATCCTGATTAGCAAATATATGTGCTAATATCTAACCTAATTACAACTTTGTTGAACGAAATACAAACAGCTGATACACATACCTAAATGTTGAATTTCGAGCCTTTATGTCGATATTGTTTGCAATATTGTTGGCGACGGTGCCGTAAACTTCTTCCATAACCAATGTTGTTGCCAAATAGTATGCATAGATTCTAGCGGAACTCCTTTAGCAACCTCTCATAATCTTCCTTTATTCTTGATTGAATTTAGTTTTTTAGTTTAAATCATTTTCTTGTTATTGTTTTATAATTTCAGCTCTTGTATTTTGTGTTTTTCTGATTGGATTTTTTCTTTTACTACTGTAACTTAATCTTGCAAAAGGTTCGTTGTTTAAAAGTGGTTTCTTGTAAAGGGTTGAGCTTTTCGTCAATTTCTTGTTCAAGATCTTGCTGATTTTCAATCAAGCAGAACTAAAGATTCACATCAAAGGAATCCGCTTCAACTTCTGGTCCTCATCAAGCTTCGGATAGCCAGGAGCAGCAGTATCTATAGACATTTGACACTGTTACATATTTACACTCCAACAACAACATGTTTCCAAAGATGCGGACACAAGCTTATACAAAGACACTTAAAACACAAAGACCAATTTCGATACCGATCCATACCTTTTCGTACCGATTCAGCCAGATTGTAACCGCTTTAAGTTATACTTGTTACCTTTGTTACTGTTATTTTAAAAAACAATCGAGAAATGATTGGATCTACGGATCCTTACATGACTATGTCACCTGTTTACTAGATTCTAAAGAAAAAAGACCTAAGAAATGGTTGGATTTTTCGATCATGACATCTCTATTGATTTTAGATTTGTTACATTGTTTGGATGTGTTACTTTTGACCAACCAAGACCGTttaaacttatcttgttacagcTGAATCAATTATGAATGGTAGGAATTCGTTGTTAGATTGGGTCCTGAGACTGTGACTTTAAGTGGTTTGGATGTCATTGTAGTCTGTTTGAACTTATTGTAATTGTTGGATTCCTCCGAGTCAGTCCCGTAAATGTTTCTGATCTTGATTCTGAGTTTTATGATGAATACAATTGAGGCCTGCTTCTTTTCTTTCTCGTGGCCATATAAAAAAAACCTGATAAATACATGTACCAATAATGCCATATAAGCGCCACAAACGATACAAGGTACTTACCTAATCCTGATTAGCAAATATATGTCCTCACATCTAACCTAATTACAACTTTGTTGAACGAAATACAAACAGCTGATCAGTTATGATCCATCatataatttatttaattttgtCAATGGAATCGATCATACACATACCTAAATGTTGAATTTCGAGCCTCTATGTGGATATTGTTTGCAACATTGTTGGCGACGGTGCCGTAAACTTCTTCCATAACCAATGTTGTTGCCAAATAGTATGCATAGATTCTAGCGGAACTCCTTTAGTTTCGGGCAAGAGGCAAACAACAAAAGTAGTCATGATGACGATCCAACCAGCATAAAACAAGAAAACGGTGTATTTGAAATGACAAAGCTGTGACAAGAATGTTTGAGATAAAATGAATGCAACTGAGAAGTGAACTGCGATTGACACACTTTGTCCAATTGGTCGTATTTTCACCGGACATACTTCAGTTGGGACTAAGAAACATAACGGACCCCAAGACCAACCGAAACCGGCCGCGTAAAGACACATCAGTACTAGGATTACACTCCCCGCTGCTTTTGAAATTTCTCCTTTCCCTGATAGCCCCAGTGTCGCTCCTAATATACTTGCCAACCCaaccttcatcaacaaaaaataaaatgttaCATTCCTGAATGATTGTTCAGGCGGCGTGCAAAACTCAATCAAGGTTCCCGTTAACTCGGCTAATCGAACGATTTTACGTAATATTATTGTATGGTTAATCGGCATAATAATTTGTACGAACCTGGCAGATGAACATCTGGATCCCACCCTCAATGAACAAAGCACGCCGACCAAACCTGTCTACCATAAACATGGATGCTGCTATGGAACCAACATTAACAAGGCCTAACAAAATTGTCCCTTTCAAAGCTGAGTCGTTCCCGAACCCTACCGAGTTAAACAAAACTGGTGCATAAAATGCTATAGTGTTAATTCCTGTTAGTTGTTGAAAGAATGGAACCCCCCCTGCTATAACCAGATGAGGCCGATATTGTTTCTTAAATATCGTCTTAAATGATATCTGATCGACTTCCCTTGCAGTTTCACATGCTTCAACAAGTTCACTCAACTCAGCTTCAATATCTGAGTTAGCCCCGCGAACTTTCAGCAGTGCGTCTCTAGCTTCAGGGAGTTTACCACGCTCCACTAAGCTGCTGGGGGTGTCTGTAACTAGAAGTGCCCCAAGTAAGACGATAGCAGCTGGGGCTGCAGCCAAGCCAAGGGACAATCGCCAACCCCATTTGCCGAGTCCAGAGGTTACAAAGTTTATGATATTTGCACAAAGTACACCAATGGCAATGAACAATTGGAAGCCAGTGTTAAAGGCTCCCCGATACTTCGGTGGCGCCATTTCCGCGATATAAACTGGTGCAGCCTTCAGTTCATGCAATTTTCACCATCATCAAAAGCAAATCGTCCGCTTATAAGTAAGCaaagaaaagaaacttgaaattaTTTGGTCTACCTGATTCGTGAAACCGACTCCAAAACCTAGCAAAATCCGACCCAGGATAAGCAAAACGACGTTTGGAGCCGTGCAATTGACAATGGAACCAACCAAAAATGTACAACCACCGAACAGTATTGCAAATTTACGACCAAATACCTTAGTTACCCGACTAGCTAAGAGTGATGAAACTAACCCTGATAAATACAATGACGAAGTGAACAAAGTTAAAATTTGACTATCATATACACAATAGGTACTTTGAGTTgcatcttccttcttcttcaacaccgaCGGGAAAAACTTCTCGAGGAACGGTGGCATTGTTGTCACTCCACCTGGAACCAACAAAATGCAAGCAACGATACttaggagggggggggggggggggggaaaggACAATATCTTAGGTAACAAACCACGAAACAGAACTCGGTTCAATGGGACCATTACAAAACTCACCTGAAATTCCAAgatcataaccaaagatcaagCCACAAGAAGCTGCAACAATGGAGCTCATGATTACAGACCATGTtattttctcattccttatacttGGGTCTATTGCTCCATAACCTGCCGTTCTAGTACCATGCCCTACTCGTCCTTCCATCCTGTCCTTTCTCTCCGTCTATCTATGCATttgaaattaagattgaaaaTGCTACCTTGAATAACTTAATTTCTGTATTTGTCGTTCCATTACTTGTCAATGATTCTTCTctgttttctctaaaaattctctcttttctgAAACACCTGAGTTCGTTGGAGgttgaaaagaaggaaataaTTTGGACTGAAAAATCTGTTATTAGGTGGTTGAGGTTGAAACATGACCAGTTTGACCGAAATGCCCGAT
Coding sequences within:
- the LOC113331825 gene encoding sugar transport protein 5-like, producing MEGRVGHGTRTAGYGAIDPSIRNEKITWSVIMSSIVAASCGLIFGYDLGISGGVTTMPPFLEKFFPSVLKKKEDATQSTYCVYDSQILTLFTSSLYLSGLVSSLLASRVTKVFGRKFAILFGGCTFLVGSIVNCTAPNVVLLILGRILLGFGVGFTNQAAPVYIAEMAPPKYRGAFNTGFQLFIAIGVLCANIINFVTSGLGKWGWRLSLGLAAAPAAIVLLGALLVTDTPSSLVERGKLPEARDALLKVRGANSDIEAELSELVEACETAREVDQISFKTIFKKQYRPHLVIAGGVPFFQQLTGINTIAFYAPVLFNSVGFGNDSALKGTILLGLVNVGSIAASMFMVDRFGRRALFIEGGIQMFICQVGLASILGATLGLSGKGEISKAAGSVILVLMCLYAAGFGWSWGPLCFLVPTEVCPVKIRPIGQSVSIAVHFSVAFILSQTFLSQLCHFKYTVFLFYAGWIVIMTTFVVCLLPETKGVPLESMHTIWQQHWLWKKFTAPSPTMLQTIST